GCCACCCTTGGCGTGACGGCGATGTACCTGATGGCAAGGCGCGCCTGGACCTGGGGCCAGCGTTTCAACCTGCGCACCCAGCCGGATCTGCTCGGTATGCGTTTCAATAGCCCGGTGGTCAAACGGGTGGCCTCGATCATTGGCATCATCTCGGTATTCCCGTGGGTGGTGATGGGCATCCAGGCGTTGGCGATGCTGTTCCAGTTCGCCAGTTTCGGCCGTTGGGGCGTCACCACCTGCCTGATCGCCGGCGTGGGGGTGGTGCTGGTGCGTCAGTACTGGACCGTGAGCATGGGCATGCGCGGGCTGATCATGACCGACATGTTCCAGGGCCTGATCGCCTATGTGTTGTGCGCGGCGCTGTGTGTGTTCCTGCTGTTCGGCGACCAGGCGTCGTTCTCCAACCTGTCGCACTTGCCGGCGAAAATGCTGCTGATTCCCGGTGCCAGCGGTACCGGCTACGGCCCGTTGTACATGTTCAGCCTGATCTTCACCGGCGTGATCGGTTCGATGTGCTGGCCCATGAGCTTTCAGCGCATCTACACCGCCAGCGGCGTCAAGGCGGTGAAGAAGGGCACGCTGTACACCATCCTGTTGGTGGGAGGCTTCTACGGCATCCTGATGCTGTTCGCCGCGGCCATCAGCCAGGACCCGAACGTCATCGCGCACCCGCAACAAGGCTGGTTCCTGTCGCTGTTCGATATCGGCGGGCCGTGGATGCTGGCGCTGGCGATCGTCATCGTGCTGGCGGCAAGCATCGGCCACGTCGACGGTTGTGTGCAGGTCTGCGGCACGCAGTTCGCCAATGATTTGGCCACGTGGAATACCCCGCGTACGGATCGACAACTGACACTGCTGGCCAAGTCGGGCATGGTGGTGTTCATCGTCGCCGCGTCGGTGCTGGCATACCTGACCTTTGATTACGCCCGGTTACAGTTGCTGGCGCAGATTTCCTACCAGGGGATTATCCAGTTGGCGGTGCCGCTGTTTTTCGGGATCTTCAGCCGCCGCGGGAATAAGGAGGGCGCGATAGCCGGGATGCTGGCGGGAATTGTAGTGGCCATCGTGCTGACGACGATGTACCCGGATGACATTCCCGGGTTGGGGTCTTTGACCAGCGGGATTGTTGGGTTGGTGGTCAACGCGGGGATTTTTGTAGTGTGTGCGTTGGCGATCAAGCCGAGCGCGCAAGAAAGCGCTCGGGTGGAACAGTTGTTCGAGATGGCAGCACCAGGTCGCAAGGTGTCAGTGGGAGCAACGCCAGTTTTGAACTGAGCCCAATACCTATGAAGATCAACTGTGGGAGCAGCCAAGCGCTCCCACAGGAATCTGCAGCGCTCCAACAATGCGAAATTGCCAGTTACAACCTCGGCAGACTAGAATGCGATCAATTCTTAATTACGCTTGAGCCTCATCGCTCGGCGCGCCCCGGTGATCGGCATGTCGTCTCCCCTCAATCTGCATATCCAGGACCTGTACTGCGAACACCATGGATGGTTGCACCGCTGGCTGGCCCGCAAGCTG
This genomic window from Pseudomonas sp. Bout1 contains:
- a CDS encoding sodium:solute symporter family protein → MISTTSDANLFITFGVIGLFLAGMIAVLYATNRESTTFSDYAVGGRSYGPWYIAMCYTNSWWPGSTFTAFFALTIGGALGFYGMVYATLGVTAMYLMARRAWTWGQRFNLRTQPDLLGMRFNSPVVKRVASIIGIISVFPWVVMGIQALAMLFQFASFGRWGVTTCLIAGVGVVLVRQYWTVSMGMRGLIMTDMFQGLIAYVLCAALCVFLLFGDQASFSNLSHLPAKMLLIPGASGTGYGPLYMFSLIFTGVIGSMCWPMSFQRIYTASGVKAVKKGTLYTILLVGGFYGILMLFAAAISQDPNVIAHPQQGWFLSLFDIGGPWMLALAIVIVLAASIGHVDGCVQVCGTQFANDLATWNTPRTDRQLTLLAKSGMVVFIVAASVLAYLTFDYARLQLLAQISYQGIIQLAVPLFFGIFSRRGNKEGAIAGMLAGIVVAIVLTTMYPDDIPGLGSLTSGIVGLVVNAGIFVVCALAIKPSAQESARVEQLFEMAAPGRKVSVGATPVLN